TTTAGGTGTGTAACGATAGTAGAAGATCCATTGTATAGTGAGATTAAAAGCGCTTTTGAAGTACTCAACGATAAAAAAGATGCGCCAGTTTTGGCTGGAGCGTTAAATTTTGATTACTTCGTTACCGGAGATAAAGAATTATTGAGACACAAAGAAGCGAGGGCTGTGAATGCAAGAATCATACTCGAAAAATTGGGACTGCTCTAATTTGTACGAATCATTTTTCTTGTCTGAATATAATGAAATCTAAGCGAGAAAACCCAGACCTTTAGGTTTGGGATGAATCGCCTCTTTCATATCACTCACAAATGCGCCAGAACCCGTTAAACGATCCACTCCGGCAGAGTAAGCAGGAATAGGTC
This region of Candidatus Thermoplasmatota archaeon genomic DNA includes:
- a CDS encoding PIN domain-containing protein; protein product: MREGNESLLLECGKLRLCKLCSNKYVLKEIEKVLHKLGLNDEEIPETLTYLFRCVTIVEDPLYSEIKSAFEVLNDKKDAPVLAGALNFDYFVTGDKELLRHKEARAVNARIILEKLGLL